Genomic segment of Xiphias gladius isolate SHS-SW01 ecotype Sanya breed wild chromosome 16, ASM1685928v1, whole genome shotgun sequence:
tttcacactttaagTGCTTGTGTCATCGCAGTGTCACTGTGAACACCAACCTGTGGTTGTGCTATTCTCTACCAACCGAGGTACTGTACATGCAACATGTGGAGCACTTACGGGTGACAGTCCAGAGCACTGGGAAGTCTCTACAGTTGGTGACAGCTGTAGAATCAGTGAAACAATCCTTCCACAGGTTGGACCAGTACCAGGCCACCCTAATGATGAAGGAGCCTCCTTGTCCTCCTAATTGGGTGATCCTCCAGTAGTCCATGGCTATGGTGCACAGCACAAACACCCATCCCAGGGATGAAATCAAGAAGCCAAATATTTGCACTAAACGTTTCCTCATGTCTGAAGTCACTCGGTTGAACCAGGTAGTGTCCACTGAATGAGAGTTCAACTCACACGTACCATTTACTCGTTGATAAGCAGGAGACGcttgtttcatttaaaactgGACTGGACAGTATGATAATGTGTGCCGTGTGCCATTAGTGTTGATGAGGGCTCTTCACCATTGTGTGaaatgtttactgtaaactCTCTGGAGTGTGCCCCCTACTTTAGATATTTCATATCACTTCTAGCTACCTTTTCAGGTTTACATTCCATTTGCACCCTAGtatgtaaaaacagcacatttaatATGTACTTACAGTAAAACGGCATAGGCTTGCAACCACCTATAAATGTTTAGTTATTTCTGTTTACCACCCTTACATATTAAAGGCCCAAAGTAAAAAGACTGACTCTCGGTGATCATCTTAAGAGAACATAATACACACTGTGaactgctgccctctgctgacCTGCAGGATGATCACTGAGGGGCAGGTATGACATCAAGCAAGACACAAAACAGAATCTGCCGCaactcagatttatttatttcagtctgttttatttctattcatATTCTATGCCAAGAAAGTGAGAGTGCTCATCCTTCACTACACATTTCCCTACTCACAGAAACAATGAGAAGATGCAGCCCCAAACCCCACAAACCTTCTTCAGCTTTGCTTAATACAAAATCATAGTTAATGGTTATGTCAtgttaaacacaaaaatctgtGTTTGACACAGTTTTAAATACTGTCATTACAGATTAACAACATGCACAAGGTTACTTGCAGTTAAAGATACAACCAACAAAGCAAATGTcttacaaaatattacaaacttGTTTGCCATATACAGCTGCTGAAATAGAAAATGATGCAGACATTAGATTGCAAAGGCCCATTTTGGACCAAAAGTTTTGGATTTTCACTGCTTAATTATAAGACACATCCTTTTCttaattataaaatattcaaTGCACAGCAATATGTAGAACTGTTAAATGCAGAAGTTGTCTCCttatagaaaatataaattCCCTAAGTAAGgggaaataaaataagtaaaaagtaagtaaaCCGTATCATACCCCTTTAAACTCATACCCCTGGAAGAAacgtttaaatatttttaacttaattCCTGGTGAGCCATAAATGAATGTCAGCAAATTCTGCTGTTGTTAGACAGAAACCACCAAGTTTCATGCACTGTGTTGTATCTTTTAGACTTGGTATATCTTTTTCCGTCTCAGCAGTGGATCCGATTGAAAGTGTTTTATATTCGCATCCCTCAAACATATACATTCTTATCAAAGTGCTGAATCCTGGAGGGGTTGCTGTATTCTGGGGGCGGCCTCTGTGTTACAGGCTTTGCCTGCCCTCTCGGGTTGGAGGAGATATGAGAATGTGAGGCAGCAACTTTGTAGATATAGTTTGCCTGACTGTGGCTGTGAAGAGACAGAACAGATTCATTTTCACAAATCAAACACCTACATGACTCAAAAAAATTGATACACAGCAGGTTATTTACAACATGTATCTTCTGTATCATGTAAACATCCTATGTTTTACTTGTACAAACCTTTTGGTAAAAGAATCTGCAATGGAGAAACAGAGCATGCTGCCTCCCAGGATACAGAGGATAGAACCTGCCCAGCCGATAAAGAGAGCAGCTCCCAGTTCATACCTAGACGCAAAGAGAAATGCAGCAATGTTTCTTAATTGGTTGAGTCACttataaacatttcaaacatcGTGGATCGACAGTCACATGGTGCTTACTTCTGTGCCACAAACATTGGGTCAAAAAACTCTGATGTTATCCGATGTGCATAAAGGGAGCATGCTGACAGTGAGCAGAGGCCTGCGAAGtacaagaaaaaagcaaagtagacagaaacagaaaatgctaTTACACAAGTCATTCCGAAGGTCCACCATACTTACCACTAAGAATGAAATTCACACCAGCAAAGCAGGCAAtcctggctttgtttttgtcagttccTCCgatttttgtgcatttcattcCAACTAGGGCAAATATAGaaccaaaaaaacccagacaGACAGCTGCAATCATCAGTCCCCTGCATGCTTGGATGTAACCTGCAAACATAAAACAGAGGTCAGCTTATATGCAGTCAAAACCCTTTTCTGTGCTATGCTTCTATTCTGTGGTTTTGCATTCCCTCTCACATCTGCACACTGCAAGGTCAATGAGTTGTTGACCTTGTGACCAATTTACACATTAGGCAAGAAACACAATTTGTCACAAGTAATAATCATTGTTTTCAAGCACTTCGGCTTGTGTGGTGACTGCCTTGGTATGAAATATAACGTTCAGATGGGGTTTTGAGGGAAACATTACCTTGGAATTTAACCCCTGAAACTAGTCAGCCATGGTAGGAACTGCCTGAGGCTCCCAGTAAATCTCCATTATAGCTTTCAAGCTCTGAGAACTAAGGCTAAACATTGACATATTTGGAGGTAAATGAGTTGTTCCTTGGAGGCTTGCATTAGACTTAACGATATCTATTAGTCCCGGCTTGCAATGAGCTTCAACTTGCATTTTCTTAGCAAAACTTAGAGAGGTTGAACTAAGATAGTGAGGATGAATCAGCGCTAggttaaagacagaaaagtagGCTAAAAGGAAAATTACAACGTCAGATATTACCATGCGCGACCCAACTGAGAAACAAACGAAAACAGTAATTCAAGTCAAGATGATTGAGCTACaccattaaaaaagaaaaaccaaagcatCCGCCAAGAATGAAAAAGAGCTGACCATCCAGTGCCAGCATCGAGGGAAAATCTTTGCAGTTGGAAACTCCTGTTGAATCAGTGACACAGGCCTTCCACAGATTGGACCAGTAAGTAGCTGTGGTGATGACTGTCCCATCAAGTGAAGAAACCTTCCAGTAGTCCGTCGGCAAGGTGGAAGAAACCAGCACCCACCCTGAAGTGCTCAAGATGAAGGCCAAGATCTCCTGAAACATGCTGCTCATACTGCGGAGAAGAATCTTCCACTCAACTGAAGATGGTAATTAAGTTGGTGGGACCTAAAATTGATCAATGGTTACCTGCCTAGTaaatctttttgaaaatgtagctAGGCTCTGCACTTGTAGGTTCAATGGATAGGCTGTGATTGATAGTTAATGTGTTGCGGACTGTTAAAATCTGTAGGGAGGAGTTTGGCCTTAAACATCAACAAGTGGCCAATGGTCTATAATAGCGTCTTCCACCCCCTCACCCAGTACACGTCACTGTGACTCACAGTGAGAGATGATGGGCCCTGAGGTGACTGAAAGTTCTGTATGTAGAAAAGTGTCGTGATGACGTCagtaaagacatttaaaattaaagcaactgtaaaacatgtcaaatgtaTGAGCAGCTGTTTGTGCGCCTGTGTATTTTGTGTGGTCAGTGGTCGGCATCATGAATAGTTTGATTATGAAAAAATTCTTCATTAAAAGCAGGATTTTTgaattcaaaatatttgaaaggtaaaattaaatgcatttatggGTTAAACACATAGTGTTCATTCAGAGGtgtgttaaattattattgtattaacCTGTAAGAAGTTAATTTTAACAGTGGTCTAACTATTCCTACTCCAGGATATGTTAAACCAGAAGCtcatcatactgtattttgggGGCTTGCGGGTGTAGTACGGGCTAATGGTAAATTGTattgttattttgttcatttacacCACAAACTCTGGCCTGAAAATGTCCAAAGTAGAAGGGATGAGAGGTGACCCAGCACCTTTCTGACATTCGTAACAAAAATGACCATTACAAACTACACAAGTAGTATTTTATGGATGGTCGTGTTacttctttcactctctgtatacatttctgtttaaatcCTTTACCTATTTGTGAGTCTATAACTGACTTGATAAACCACAGATACAAAATAGACATTTGAGATAGGATACAGTACAGTGACTG
This window contains:
- the LOC120801735 gene encoding claudin-10-like isoform X4, whose product is MSSMFQEILAFILSTSGWVLVSSTLPTDYWKVSSLDGTVITTATYWSNLWKACVTDSTGVSNCKDFPSMLALDGYIQACRGLMIAAVCLGFFGSIFALVGMKCTKIGGTDKNKARIACFAGVNFILSGLCSLSACSLYAHRITSEFFDPMFVAQKYELGAALFIGWAGSILCILGGSMLCFSIADSFTKSHSQANYIYKVAASHSHISSNPRGQAKPVTQRPPPEYSNPSRIQHFDKNVYV
- the LOC120801735 gene encoding claudin-10-like isoform X3; amino-acid sequence: MSGLQILAFLSGLGGLGATISAVVSNEWRATSRASSVITATWVLQGLWNNCAGNAIGALHCRPHHTIFQLEGYIQACRGLMIAAVCLGFFGSIFALVGMKCTKIGGTDKNKARIACFAGVNFILSGLCSLSACSLYAHRITSEFFDPMFVAQKYELGAALFIGWAGSILCILGGSMLCFSIADSFTKSHSQANYIYKVAASHSHISSNPRGQAKPVTQRPPPEYSNPSRIQHFDKNVYV
- the LOC120801735 gene encoding claudin-10-like isoform X1, producing the protein MSSMFQEILAFILSTSGWVLVSSTLPTDYWKVSSLDGTVITTATYWSNLWKACVTDSTGVSNCKDFPSMLALDGYIQACRGLMIAAVCLGFFGSIFALVGMKCTKIGGTDKNKARIACFAGVNFILSGLCSLSACSLYAHRITSEFFDPMFVAQKYELGAALFIGWAGSILCILGGSMLCFSIADSFTKSQANYIYKVAASHSHISSNPRGQAKPVTQRPPPEYSNPSRIQHFDKNVYV
- the LOC120801735 gene encoding claudin-10-like isoform X2 yields the protein MSSMFQEILAFILSTSGWVLVSSTLPTDYWKVSSLDGTVITTATYWSNLWKACVTDSTGVSNCKDFPSMLALDGYIQACRGLMIAAVCLGFFGSIFALVGMKCTKIGGTDKNKARIACFAGVNFILSGLCSLSACSLYAHRITSEFFDPMFVAQKYELGAALFIGWAGSILCILGGSMLCFSIADSFTKRFANYIYKVAASHSHISSNPRGQAKPVTQRPPPEYSNPSRIQHFDKNVYV